The Deltaproteobacteria bacterium genome contains the following window.
GCGACCTCCACGCCGAGGGCGTACTCGAGATCTTGCCGGACGGTTTCGGCTTCTTGCGCGCACCCGACCATAACTATCTGCCGGGAGCGGACGACATCTACGTCTCGCCGTCGCAGATCCGCCGGTTCGACCTGCGCACGGGCGACCGCGTCGCCGGCCTGGTCCGCCCGCCCAAGGAGTCCGAGCGCTACTTCGCGCTGCTTCGAGTCGAGGCGGTAAATGGCGCCGATCCCGACGCGCGCCCCCCCAAGCTGCTGTTCGACAACCTCACACCGACCTACCCCGTCGACCGCTGGCGGCTCGCGCCCGGCGGCACCGCGTGGACGCGCGTGGTCGACTGTCTCGTGCCGATCGGCAAAGGCCAGCGATGCCTGATCGAAGCGCCACCGCGGGCCGGGCGCACCCGGCTGATCACCGACCTGGCCGCCGCGATCGAGCGCAACCACCCGGACGCCGCGCTCACCGTGTTGCTCGTCGACGAGCGGCCCGAAGACGTGACCGAGTTGAAGCGCGCGATCGCGGCAGAGGTCGTCGCGTCCACGTTCGACGAACCCGCCGCGCGACACGTCCAGGTCGCCGACGTCGTGCTGGAGAAAGCCAAGCGGCTGGCGGAGAGCGGCCGCGACGCCGTCATCGTCGTGGACTCCCTGTCCCGCTTGGTGCGAGCGTACGCCGCAACCGATCCGTCGGCGCCCCACCGGCCGATGCGGTTCTTCGGCGCGGCGCGAAACCTCGAGGAGGCCGGGTCGCTCACCATCGTCGCCACCGCGCAGGTGGGGACGGGCGACC
Protein-coding sequences here:
- a CDS encoding transcription termination factor Rho, which produces MRLSELKQKTIKDLIDLATEHAIDGASSMRRQDLVFAILREQSRRGGDLHAEGVLEILPDGFGFLRAPDHNYLPGADDIYVSPSQIRRFDLRTGDRVAGLVRPPKESERYFALLRVEAVNGADPDARPPKLLFDNLTPTYPVDRWRLAPGGTAWTRVVDCLVPIGKGQRCLIEAPPRAGRTRLITDLAAAIERNHPDAALTVLLVDERPEDVTELKRAIAAEVVASTFDEPAARHVQVADVVLEKAKRLAESGRDAVIVVDSLSRLVRAYAATDPSAPHRPMRFFGAARNLEEAGSLTIVATAQVGTGDPRDDAIARELRAAATCEIVLSSELAARGIEPSIDLSRSATRKAERLLSDDEQRRAAALRDELHVLSPDRAVEVALARLGA